The DNA region TTCAGCGTCTTTGCCTGAAGCAGGAAGTACTAGGTACGCTCCATAAAATCTTCCTTTAATAAGTCGATATATTCCCATGATAGAGTCTTTTTGAGGGGTGTCCCTGAGATACTTTATTGCCGCTTCGGTTGATAATGGCACATCTCTTGGTTTAGCAATGGCCGGGCAAACAAACAAAAAGCACGTAAGAAGCAAAAAGGCATATTTTGGAGCTTTGAGCATCGCGAATCTCCCTTCCTGTAAAATATTCCAGTGGCGGTATTACGATCAATAGATCTTCCCTATCAGCTTGAACCCCTTCTTTGGTACCTCTCCGATCACTGTCCCCAGCACGTAAAACTCTTCTTCTTCACGCACCTTCTTGTCCAGATAGCTCTCGTTTATCGCTCTTAGGGTTATCCCTCCTTCCTTGTCGAACTCTATTCCCCTGACCATGATTCTGCCGTTGCACATGGCGACGACGATATCGCCGTTTTCAGCTTCTATTCCGGCGGCGAAGAGTAGCCACGCTCCGTCTTCGATCCTGGGGGCCATGGAATCTCCCTCGACCTCGATGATCTTGAAGTCCTTCGTCTGCCAGCTGTAACCGATCAACTCGCTCTCCCGAATAGGGTAGACCGAGGTCATTTCCCATTCGACATCGTGCGCATACAGATTCCCATTCCCACAGCAGGCCTTTACTCCGGAGACGATAGGGATCATCAAGACCTTTTCTCCTACTTGGGAGGGGTCTTTGAAAATCCTGGATTCTACCTTGTTTTGTGGATCTAGCGGGGCTGGGTCGTCAGTTTCCCCCATGAGGTATGCTACAGAACACTTGAAAAATAAAGCCAACTTTT from Dethiosulfovibrio faecalis includes:
- a CDS encoding XRE family transcriptional regulator, producing MDGERLKNLRIKANLSQEGLAEILGVNQATIGRWEKNKNSPDDDMKKKLALFFKCSVAYLMGETDDPAPLDPQNKVESRIFKDPSQVGEKVLMIPIVSGVKACCGNGNLYAHDVEWEMTSVYPIRESELIGYSWQTKDFKIIEVEGDSMAPRIEDGAWLLFAAGIEAENGDIVVAMCNGRIMVRGIEFDKEGGITLRAINESYLDKKVREEEEFYVLGTVIGEVPKKGFKLIGKIY